The sequence below is a genomic window from Ciona intestinalis chromosome 1, KH, whole genome shotgun sequence.
CATACTCGCCCACATTGTCAACTCCGGAACACAGAAGCAACTCTCTAATGAGAAGGTTATCACGAAAATCAACATCCAGAGGAAGGAAGGCGAGAAGATCAAGTCTTCCGACCCAGAGCGCATGGGATGTAAGGAGTGGTAACTGGAGGGAAAGTTCCAAGTCTGATCCAACGACGTCATCTTTGGATTTGAGTGACTCTCAGAGCGAACGTTCAGAAGTCGAAACCAAAGTTATGGCTTCGTTGGAACGAACAGCTCGAAGCAGCAGCGTGAAGGCTAAGCCTGTATCGTCAAAACCGAGCCTTAAGAAACGCTTAATGTCTTTCACAAAGAAAAGATCGCCTTCTCAAAGTCGCAATTCCGTTGACGGTAAAACGAAGTCTGAATCCTCAGACGGTCGACAAATGAACAAAGCTTTGAGTTATTCGTCTCCCCAGCTATCTGTTTTCGCTGTAAACGGGAAGGACCGTAACAAGCTTCAGTTTTAATCAGATTTCCAAGtgtcgtttttttaatatttcgtgCAGTTATTTATTCACATTACATATTTGTCTGCATCTCTTTTCTATGTGAATAAGACATTGAGGTTATTGAAGGTATATGTTGTAAGCTGCATAAAAAAGAACGTATTCTGTCTCAATATCTCATGCTTCGTGGTACAAGAAGCTCCTTGTTAACTTCTAATCTTTCTATACCTTTCCTCTAACTTGCCTCGGCAAGTTTTTTATGTTCCGTGGGCTACGCATCATTTTACTGcgtattaaataaaagtaaaacaccaCATGTCagtcattgttttttttcttaaaacagaactaaacaaacaatttgttCTGGATATTGCCCAATGCAGAAGATTGAAAGTTTAAGGTCCAATAACAGACTTGAGAATTTAAAGCTAATGTTATAAAACGGATAATCGAACAACACTAAGATGTAAAGATGCCCAACCGTTGATCATTGAATTTTGacctaaaacattttaatccTGATATTATCTACCGGATGACAAACTAAATGTGATGAAATGATAAAGCTTGTTGAATGTATAAAATCCAAGCAACGCGGTGTACTTGAAGTGGTTTTAtccaatataatatatgtttataatgtaaGTGATTATTATTAACCTGAGACAGTTAGATTCATATATACAGGGGTACGACAAATAAGGAATACAAAATTAGACAAAGAATGTGAACTTGCAGAGTTAAAGTAGATCGCTTTAAACATCACCAGCAATGTATCTTTTGAGTAACTGTTAGTTTACTGCTGCATGCACTATTTCTATTGTATACACTATAGTAAACATTCCGtgttatatgggtgaggaccGCATGTCGAAGAGAGCAGTGAATTAGTTCAGATATGAATATGACCCACTGTACCCCAAACCTCATGCAGTATTAAAATCATTCATTATCTTGAGAATGATCATTTGTGACTGGTTCGTCCGCAAGTTTAACATGGGATCCAGATTCAAACTCGTCGGCTTCTAAAATCTGGAGTAAATAATCAACTGTGGCTGAAGGTTCTCTTACCACTCCAGATTCCGCCATAGTTTGAAACATCGACTTCATATCAAGATTGTGAATATTGGCAAGCGAATCCCACATTTCTGTTTTGACAGGCCCAGGTGCGTAGCTTATGACGCGGATTCCAGGTTCTTCTATAGCTAAGACCTTTAATCATAAACTTGGCAGTTAAAAACTGAGCATTGGAATATTGTTATTGCGGCCAAGTAAAGACATAATGTTATATAAGTGCTTAGGAGGTTACGGAATAGGAATTTTTGCACTGGCAAGGCTTGACCGCTGGACAAAAGCAAGGGACCCGCCGTTTATGAAAATGAGAAAGTGTCGTTTTATTAGCGACGAGTTAGGAACCGTTTAATATATTCTACTATAGGAATTCGTAGTATAATCTATATTTCTAGCGACAACGACGTACCTTGAAGAGTATAAGACGAGCTGCTTTGGCGGAACAATAAAGACCGAGGCCTGGCACTGGCTCCTCACTTGCACGAGAACTGATTTGAACAACTGTCTTACGGATTTTCGGATTCCCGCTAAAATATCCAAGGAATGCGGCATTCAATGCGACGGCGGAAGATACGTTGAGGTGCCAGAAATGAGACATTTCAACGGTGTCCGTTGTATCCGAAAGTTTCTTGGAAACGTCAGCGAGAGAGCCAGCGTTGTGGACAAACATAGCGTGCTGGTAAAACCCATCATTAGCCAGTGAAGGGATTTTCTCACAAGCAACTTTTGTGCTTGCGGGATCTGATAGATCAGCTACCACACACACAACTTCGCATGTTGGACAAACCACCTTGATTTGATTCTTTGTTTCAATAAGGCCTTCCTCTGATCTTGCAATGATGACAATTTTAGAATCCTTTCCGAAACGAGAGCTAAGCTTAACTGCAATGCATTGCCCGATGCCTCGACTCGCGCCGGTGACGACACAGAATGTAGATACACCAAACACCGACATTGTAAACACGCTGGTTAATCAGATtaggtttaataaaagtaCACCTTAAGCTTAATCTACAGAGGGCTACGATCAAATTTAAGAAACTGAAACACTATACAAACTTGATGTACATATGTCAGTCTTATAAAGAATGGTATTACCCAGTCGTTTGGTTTATAATAAACCATCTTTTCAAAGCTAAAACAGTCACTGAATAAAGCATTTAACTTACGATTCGGTGACAAACAGAAGAGCAACCAACGTACACAAATCATAAAACCCTGTTTATGCTTGTCAAACAACCTTTAAGAGTTACGAATGGCTTACACCGTGAGCTAATAACGTTTAATCCGCTACGTCAAACCGATTAGTTAAATTCTTTTCTGCCAAAAAAGACTTAGTATAAGGTGGTATGTAAATACGTAAGctacaaataaatatcatgGTGTCGGTTTTTACAACTGTCTTGCTTATGGTATACAAAATTCTCAtattaaaatggtaaaatttcTAATACCGAAatactgtatttataaaattgaccTTATTTAGAACTGATAACAATGCGCTACAAAGTAGCTGCTCTTCACTATTACTGTCAGAGTAATGTTGTAGCT
It includes:
- the LOC100180453 gene encoding sepiapterin reductase-like, with amino-acid sequence MSVFGVSTFCVVTGASRGIGQCIAVKLSSRFGKDSKIVIIARSEEGLIETKNQIKVVCPTCEVVCVVADLSDPASTKVACEKIPSLANDGFYQHAMFVHNAGSLADVSKKLSDTTDTVEMSHFWHLNVSSAVALNAAFLGYFSGNPKIRKTVVQISSRASEEPVPGLGLYCSAKAARLILFKVLAIEEPGIRVISYAPGPVKTEMWDSLANIHNLDMKSMFQTMAESGVVREPSATVDYLLQILEADEFESGSHVKLADEPVTNDHSQDNE